A DNA window from Drosophila sechellia strain sech25 chromosome X, ASM438219v1, whole genome shotgun sequence contains the following coding sequences:
- the LOC6619818 gene encoding chorion protein S36, with amino-acid sequence MQLGLWFGILAIAATPLVSANYGPAGGHGHGHGQYLSGPNAGLEEYVNVASGGNQQAANQIASQAEIQPTPEEARRLGRVQAQLQALNADPNYQKLKNSEDIAESLAETNLASNIRQGKIKVVSPQFVDQHLFRSLLVPSGHNNHQVIATQPLPPIIVHQPGAPPAHVNSGPPTVVRGNPVIYKIKPSVIYQQEVINKVPTPLSLNPVYVKVYKPGKKIEAPLAPVVAPVYSQPREYSQPQGYGSAGAASSAAGAASSADGNAYGNEAPLYNSPAPYGQPSY; translated from the exons ATGCAACTCGGTCTCTGGTTTGGCATTTTGGCCATCGCCGCCACGCCG CTGGTGAGCGCTAACTATGGTCCCGCTGGcggacacggacacggacaTGGACAGTACCTGTCCGGTCCCAATGCCGGACTCGAGGAGTACGTGAATGTGGCGTCGGGTGGCAACCAGCAGGCTGCCAATCAGATCGCCTCGCAAGCCGAGATCCAGCCCACGCCGGAGGAGGCCCGTCGTTTGGGTCGCGTCCAGGCGCAACTCCAGGCCCTCAACGCCGATCCCAACTACCAGAAGCTGAAGAACTCCGAGGATATTGCCGAATCTCTGGCCGAGACCAATCTGGCCAGCAACATCCGTCAGGGAAAGATCAAGGTGGTGTCGCCGCAGTTCGTTGACCAGCATCTGTTCCGCTCCCTGCTGGTGCCATCGGGCCACAACAACCACCAGGTGATCGCCACTCAGCCCCTGCCCCCAATCATTGTCCACCAGCCTGGCGCACCACCCGCCCATGTGAACAGTGGCCCACCGACTGTGGTGCGCGGCAATCCGGTGATCTACAAGATCAAGCCCTCGGTCATCTACCAGCAGGAGGTGATCAACAAGGTGCCCACTCCGCTGAGCCTCAACCCCGTCTACGTGAAGGTCTACAAGCCCGGCAAGAAAATCGAGGCCCCACTGGCCCCGGTGGTTGCCCCCGTCTACAGCCAGCCCCGGGAGTACAGCCAGCCCCAGGGTTATGGTAGTGCCGGAGCTGCTTCCTCCGCCGCCGGTGCCGCCTCCTCTGCCGATGGCAATGCCTACGGCAACGAGGCTCCACTGTACAACAGCCCCGCGCCCTATGGCCAGCCCAGCTAC